The proteins below are encoded in one region of Phaseolus vulgaris cultivar G19833 chromosome 1, P. vulgaris v2.0, whole genome shotgun sequence:
- the LOC137813929 gene encoding spermidine hydroxycinnamoyl transferase-like: MVTIHSSVVVVPSETTPTSNSSLSLCDQIKLPNHGSQLYIYANTGITRDSSFASAVHTLSTSLSKTLTVFHPLAGRLRRIHGGRLELLCNAKGALLVTATCNTQLSFEDLCEFAPTYAVPKINYDVPIEDVPLLGVQITRFPCGFITLGIAMCRAFLDGNSLSSFVKSWAKLARGENLDSDLIPFLDRSKLDSFKLNKPPRFEHPEFLPPPLWKTRDEEMQHELDTAMLVVTKGQVQKLKNKASDFGSGYGKVPLRGYTSFEVISGHLWRCMCKVRYSGDVCQPTRLNTLVNCRSRLRPSLPTAYFGNATFPTVTETCSFDDIMQKPLGYAVRKVREAIEKMHEEYVKSALDYIARVEDMDLLRDTFYKSARKDMEDPNLNVVVWTNFSYFETDYGWGKPVCLLPGNINSNGKAFLLDTASGDGFVLAVCLRRSYIDVLKKLFYEDIEKHASKL, encoded by the coding sequence ATGGTTACCATCCACAGTTCCGTTGTTGTGGTGCCCTCCGAGACTACACCAACTTCAAACTCCTCACTCTCCCTCTGCGACCAAATCAAGCTTCCAAACCACGGATCTCAGCTCTACATCTACGCCAACACAGGCATCACCCGTGATTCCTCCTTCGCTTCTGCGGTCCACACTCTCTCAACATCTCTCAGCAAAACCCTCACTGTCTTCCACCCTTTGGCCGGTCGCTTGCGACGGATCCACGGTGGCCGCTTAGAGCTTCTCTGCAACGCCAAAGGGGCACTACTCGTAACAGCCACATGCAACACTCAACTCAGTTTTGAAGATCTGTGTGAGTTCGCTCCCACCTACGCTGTCCCAAAGATCAACTACGATGTCCCCATTGAGGATGTTCCATTGCTGGGGGTGCAGATCACCAGGTTCCCCTGTGGTTTCATCACACTTGGAATTGCCATGTGTCGCGCTTTCCTCGACGGAAATTCACTTTCGAGCTTCGTTAAATCGTGGGCCAAACTCGCTAGAGGGGAGAATTTAGATTCTGATTTGATTCCTTTTCTTGATCGATCGAAACTAGATTCGTTCAAACTGAATAAACCACCGCGATTTGAACATCCCGAGTTTCTGCCACCGCCCCTTTGGAAAACACGTGATGAGGAGATGCAACATGAACTTGATACGGCCATGTTGGTAGTGACAAAAGGGCAAGTTCAGAAACTGAAGAATAAAGCCAGTGACTTTGGAAGTGGGTATGGTAAGGTTCCCCTACGAGGTTATACTAGCTTTGAGGTCATAAGTGGTCACTTGTGGAGGTGTATGTGCAAGGTGCGTTATTCAGGTGATGTGTGTCAACCAACAAGATTGAACACTTTGGTTAATTGTAGAAGCCGTTTGAGGCCATCTCTCCCCACTGCTTATTTTGGCAATGCAACATTTCCTACTGTGACAGAAACTTGTTCCTTTGATGACATTATGCAGAAACCTCTTGGCTATGCTGTGAGGAAAGTGAGAGAAGCGATTGAGAAAATGCATGAGGAGTATGTTAAGTCTGCTCTTGATTATATAGCACGTGTGGAGGACATGGATTTGTTGAGGGACACGTTTTACAAGTCTGCTAGGAAAGACATGGAAGACCCCAATTTGAATGTGGTTGTTTGGACCAATTTTTCGTATTTTGAGACCGATTATGGCTGGGGGAAACCGGTTTGTTTGCTTCCCGGGAACATTAATTCTAATGGTAAGGCTTTCCTTTTGGACACTGCAAGTGGTGATGGCTTCGTTCTAGCTGTTTGTTTGCGGAGATCATATATAGATGTGTTGAAGAAGTTGTTCTATGAGGATATAGAGAAGCATGCTTCTAAattgtga